In Chlorobiota bacterium, the sequence CGCCTCGCTGGATGGAAACGTCTGGACCAATCTTTCCGGAACCGTCACCGGCCCGGTGTTCTCGCTGGTCGGCCACGGCGATGACCTCTATATCGGCGGGGCGTTCCGTTCGGGGAATGGCTTGGCGGCAAACAACGTCGTCCGCTGGAACAAGACAAGCAACAAGTGGGAGCTTCTGGGAACCGGGGTGAACGGCCCAACGTTGGCGTTCATCTCGGCAATGGCAATCAGGGGGGATAAGCTGTACGTTGGCGGATTGTTCGACACCGCCGGAACCACCCTTGCCCAAAATGTTGCCGTGTGGGACTTGACCAAACAAACCTGGTCCAATCTGGGAAGCGGCATTGATGGCGTGGTCCTCTCGCTGGCGATTGACGATGCCGGAACCTTGTACGCTGGCGGGCGATTCCTGCGCGCCGGGGGGCAGCCAGCCAGCAACATCGCACGTTGGGACGGCACATCGTGGACCCCGCTGGATAGCGGGTTGAACGAAGCGGTCTTCGTCCTTTCGGTTCGCGGCAACTACCTGCACGCCGGCGGCGATTTCACCGCATCGGGAAACCAGCCGCTGGGCCATATCGGCGTTTGGAATATCGAGCAAAAGCATTGGTTCGGATTGGGGAGCGGGATTGGCGGGCACTTCGCCCCGTACGCCAACACAATGGCCTGGCGTGGGCCGGACATGTATGTTGCCGGATACTTCTCCCTTGCCGGTGGCGATAGCGCGGCAAACATCGCACGCTGGAACGGGAACCAATGGATCAGCTTGGGAAGCGGCGTGAACGGAACCGTCCACGGGATGACCGCCATTGGCAACGACATCTACCTGTGCGGGAATTTCACCAATGCCGGGGCGAAGGCCTCGATCTACTTCGGCATCTGGCACGAAACCCCGCTTGCAGCCCCGGGCGAACCGGCCACGGCCGTTCGCGGGCTGCGCAGCTGGCCGAATCCAACAACCGGAAATGGGCAGATTGGGTTCACACTGGAACGCCCAACCCACGTCACGATCCAGGTGCTGAACCTTCGGGGCGAAAGGGTGGCCACACTGTACGACGGCACGTTGTACGCCGGCGACCACATCGTCAACCACGACCTTTCGACGCTTCCTGGCGGAACCTACTTGTACCGCCTAAACGCCGAAGGAAACGTCAGCAGCGGCATGGTGACGGTGGCGAAATAACGGCAGCGAAATAACAGACGCACATTGCGCAATCCCCGCCCACCGGAGCCAACAACGGCATTCATGGGCGGGGCAGCAATGCAGGAGTATCAACCTCCATTTGCCGCTGGCAACGTTCAACTTTATCAACATCTCCACATGGCATTGATCGGTATTTCAAAAGGGAGCGGAAGCGTGAAGATGGGGCGGTACGCGGAATGGCTTCGGAAAGCAAATCCCGAACTAGAGTTTCTTGACCTGATAACCAGCCAGGACCTGAGGTCCGATATGGAGCGGGTGCATGGGCTGGTGCTTACCGGCGGAAGCGACATCCACCCCGCACGCTACAACGCTCCCCACCACCTTCCCCTGTGCCATGACATTGACGAAGCCCGCGACGCAGCCGAGCTAGAGATGACAGCGATTGCCATTGAACGGAAGATTCCGGTGCTGGGAATTTGCCGGGGAATGCAACTGCTGAACGTCTTTTTTGGCGGAACGCTGATCCCCCACATCCCCGAACGAACCGGAACCCCGGACCACCAGAAAGATGGAAACGAGGACCGCCGCCACCCCATTGAAGTCACCCCGGGAAGCATGATCGCCAAATACACCCGCACCCTTGATGGCGAAATCAACAGCGCGCACCACCAAGCGGTGGATGCTCCGGGAATCGGCCTAACGATTACCGCCGTTTCCCACGATGGCATTGCCGAAGCGATTGAGCTGAAATCGGACAACCGCGAATCCTTCCTGCTGGGCGTGCAGTGGCACCCCGAGCGGATGGAGGATGCCAACAACCCATTCGCCGATTTCATCAGGGAAGCGTTTTTGTTCGAGGTGATGGGGACGAAGGTGATGGCCGGCGCGTAATCGTTTCCGATACCGGCTGCCCGGACGGGAAGCAATCGGCACGGCTCACGGAAAAATCAATGAAAGAAAAGGGGATGCAGTTGCTGCATCCCCTTTTCTTTCATTCCAACTTTTCTTTTGCTCCAAGCGATTGGGCTTGGTGTTTAGAAATTTGGATTCGCGTCCCGCTCGGTTTTGCTAAGAGGGATGTAATGCCAGAACCCCGCCGGCAAGGAAGCATCCCACAATCGGAGACCAAGCCGCTGATGGTGGTGGCAACCGAATGGGACATGGCGAACTTCGATTCCACCCCAGCAATCTGGAACTGAATCCTGAATTTTCGAAAACAGCAATTTTGGAGAAGCCTTGTTCTTGAATATTGCTGCGAACGGATCGCCGCCGGAATGCGCCCGCGTGGGTAGATTTGCAGCCAAGACCCAGCCGAGCAATCAACCATGCCAATGCCAGCAACCAATCATACCGAAGCCATTCGCCATTTCATCACCTCCACTTTAGGTTTCGACCTTGCCGGGATTGCCGCAGCCGAGCGGATGGACCGGGAAGCAGACCTGTTTGAAGAATGGCTTGCCCACGGCCACCACGGCACCATGGAATGGATTGCCCGCAACAACCACAAACGCCGCGATGTTCGCCAAATCCTGCCATCGGCACGCTCGGTGATTGTGGTGGCACGCAACTACTACACCCCATTCCACCACGCCGCCAACCCCGACCACGCAAAAATCAGCCGCTACGCCTGGGGGCGCGATTACCACAACATCCTCCCAAAAAAATTGAAGCAACTCCATCAGTTTATCCAAACGCTGGAACCGAACGCCGAAAGCCGCTGGTACGTTGACACCGGGCCGATACTGGAAAAACAATGGGCCGCGCGGGCGGGGCTTGGATGGATGGGGAAACATACCAACATCATCAACCGGAAGATGGGGAGCTGGCTGTTTCTTGGGGTGCTGATCTCATCGCTTGAGTTGGAGTACGATTCCCCCATTGGCGACTTCTGCGGAAGCTGCACCCGCTGCCTTGATGCCTGCCCCACCAACGCCTTCCCGCAGCCATACCTGCTGGACGCAACCCGCTGCATCAGCTACGTGACGATTGAGCAGTTGCCGAAAGAAGAAATCCCGAAGGAGTACGGCCAGCAGATGGAGAACTGGGTGTTCGGCTGCGACATCTGCCAAGAAGTCTGCCCCTGGAATCGGTTCCAAACGCCAACCAGCGAACCCGATTTCCACCCCCGCACAGGCGTGATGGACCTGACGGTGGAGCAGGTCCAAGCCATGAGCGATGAAGAGTTCCAGGAGCGATTTCAAGGAAGCCCCGTGCGCCGCGCAAAGGCCGACGGATTCCGGAGAAATGGGCGCGGGGTGGGGTGAAAGCAGAACTGAGCAGCCTTGCGACCGAAGGCCTTCCGCTCCATCTCCATGAAACTAAACTTCACCTCCCCCGATTCGGCGGCTGCCGTAAGTTTGCGGCACCGGGGAACGGGGCCGCGCAACGCTTGATGCGCCCC encodes:
- the queG gene encoding tRNA epoxyqueuosine(34) reductase QueG, translated to MPMPATNHTEAIRHFITSTLGFDLAGIAAAERMDREADLFEEWLAHGHHGTMEWIARNNHKRRDVRQILPSARSVIVVARNYYTPFHHAANPDHAKISRYAWGRDYHNILPKKLKQLHQFIQTLEPNAESRWYVDTGPILEKQWAARAGLGWMGKHTNIINRKMGSWLFLGVLISSLELEYDSPIGDFCGSCTRCLDACPTNAFPQPYLLDATRCISYVTIEQLPKEEIPKEYGQQMENWVFGCDICQEVCPWNRFQTPTSEPDFHPRTGVMDLTVEQVQAMSDEEFQERFQGSPVRRAKADGFRRNGRGVG
- a CDS encoding gamma-glutamyl-gamma-aminobutyrate hydrolase family protein — its product is MRNPRPPEPTTAFMGGAAMQEYQPPFAAGNVQLYQHLHMALIGISKGSGSVKMGRYAEWLRKANPELEFLDLITSQDLRSDMERVHGLVLTGGSDIHPARYNAPHHLPLCHDIDEARDAAELEMTAIAIERKIPVLGICRGMQLLNVFFGGTLIPHIPERTGTPDHQKDGNEDRRHPIEVTPGSMIAKYTRTLDGEINSAHHQAVDAPGIGLTITAVSHDGIAEAIELKSDNRESFLLGVQWHPERMEDANNPFADFIREAFLFEVMGTKVMAGA